A single Bacteroidia bacterium DNA region contains:
- a CDS encoding arsenate reductase ArsC, with product MKTKILVLCTGNSCRSQMAEGYFRHFAGDKAEVYSAGVETHGVNPRAIAIMKEDGIDISNHTSNHVDEYKHIDFDFVITVCDSAKEKCPYFSSKAQKFHQSFEDPAKAQGTEEEIMAQFRKVRNQIKAYVKEFVETYLNSN from the coding sequence ATGAAAACTAAAATTTTAGTTCTTTGTACAGGTAATAGCTGCCGTAGTCAAATGGCAGAAGGTTATTTTAGACATTTTGCAGGGGATAAAGCCGAAGTTTATAGTGCGGGCGTAGAAACACATGGTGTTAATCCCAGGGCTATTGCTATCATGAAGGAGGATGGAATAGATATTTCAAACCATACCTCAAACCATGTAGATGAGTACAAACACATAGATTTTGATTTTGTAATTACAGTATGCGATAGTGCAAAGGAAAAATGTCCTTACTTTTCAAGTAAAGCCCAAAAATTTCATCAAAGTTTTGAAGATCCTGCTAAGGCACAAGGTACAGAAGAAGAAATTATGGCACAATTTAGAAAGGTACGCAATCAAATTAAGGCGTATGTCAAAGAGTTTGTAGAAACGTATTTGAATTCTAATTAA